The DNA window TCTCACAGCACACACAGATCAAATCAAAGCGGCAGATCGGTCAATTATGGCTTCCGTCAACGAACGTGAAAACTTCGTTTACATCGCTAAACTCTCCGAGCAAGCCGAGCGCTACGACGgtaactaaataattaattcagcactcaaatctttaaaaacagacgagaattttaattagtaacttcctcttttaaatttaatgtgatttttgtttttgtaattaaattttaatgtaaaattataGTTAGTTAGGGTTTTGACTTTTTTTGCTGTGTTTTGACTTTATTTGAAATGTAGAAATGGTGGATGCGATGAAGAAAGTAGCGAAACTAGACGTGGAACTGACTGTTGAGGAGAGGAATTTACTGTCTGTTGGTTATAAGAATGTGATTGGTGCGGGGAGAGCTTCGTGGAGAATATTGTCGTCGATTGAGCAAAAGGAGGAGGCCAAAGGAAATGAAAGTAATGTTAAAAGGATTAAAGGATATAGAGAGAAAGTTGAGTCGGAGATTTCGAACATTTGTAGTGATATTATGACTGTTATTGATGAACATCTTATTCCTTCGTGCAATGCTTCGGAATCTACTGTGTTTTACTATAAGATGTAAGTGAGTTTGTTTTTTCGGTTATTTACTGTATTTAGTGTTTTATTTGATGTTGAGGTTTATTTTAGGCATTGTGTTTGCAGGGTAGTATAGATTATGATTTGATGTTTTGGTTATCTTTTTGGCATTTGTGAAATGATTTAAGTAATTGCTTTAGATTCCGGttaaattatgttaattttgaCCAATTTCATTTTGTTGAAGTGCTATTTGTTTTCTCAAAATAAGGATTTGAGTtgaaaataatgaatttttCTGCTTATTATATACTTTTCCGATAGGGGAAttggttatattttatttttttgacttcACAAAACATGGGGGTTCGAGCTTTTTCTCCCCTACTAATGTGTTTTGCTGGGATTTAGGGTTTTGGTGGTGGTTTTGTTTGTGTTGGTGTCTGCAAGTTCTTACCTGTGTCATCAAATTACTTGTGAGAGCTCTATACGTATATGCTTAATTTGTTTAGCTAGAGGTAACTTTGATTGATATAGGAGGTTTTGATGGTGGTTGCAGGAAAGGAGATTATTATAGGTATTTGGCTGAGTTCAAGAGTGGAAATGAGAGGAAAGAGGTTGCTGATAAATCAATGAAGGCCTATGAGGTTTGCTAGTGTATAATCatgttgattttaattttatttttaccaatCCTGTTTGCCTAAATAGGAAAAAGATAAGATCTAAATTCTGAGGTTTATTCTGTCCTTTCTTTCTTCCCATGCTTCATTTTTCAGCTACTAAATTGagtattttaattctatttgtcCGTCTGTCTACAAATAGGAATACATGCATTTCGCAAATAGGGATACAagtgttttttttccttctttgaTATGTTTTAAACTAATTTCTGGTATTGAGGTGGGATTTGATTTTTACTGAGATGACTTGAGCTTCTAACGATTCTAGTTACTTTTGTGCGGCATTTTAGTATTATTCTTGGTTGAAGTATGTGATTAGCTGAAATTCCGTGCATGGCTGCATGCAATTAAGATTCATATTACAGGTGCATCTCATTATGATGATTATTGATTTTGTAGAGAACTTTATATTATGAACCATATCTGACAAATATTTAGGTATTATCACTAGTGGCTAATCATTTGCAATATTCTTTCAAGCTAATTACTACTACTCCATGAGCTTAAGTCCGAAGTGCTGTTCATCCCATGAATTCAAAAATTACTATTTCCCCCATCACATTTTAGTTTTCATTTACTAAAGCCTTCCCTTTATAAGGGTGTTCAgtaaaataaaacatgaaagTCAAGGGGGAAacaatgatttttaaaaattgagggGGAAACAATAATATGTAATGTACCTAAACTCATGGTTAATAGTAATTAACCCTATTCTTTATTATGAATcgtgcattttttttttaaagttgatTCATTTGAACTACATATTGTTGCGTGCTATACATCTTTCATGCTTTTCTCTATTTACAGCCAACATGAACTTGAACCATGATTGTAACTGAATTAGCGACATGGGTGATTACAAAAGCTCTCTCTTCCTGTTGAACATGTGGATGCATTTtcttattctttatttttttcctaATAAGTTGGAAACTACAATTACAAATAATTAGTTTGAATTTCCCAATTTGTTCATGAATTGCATGTTTCTTTGCAGACCGCTTCTACTACAGCAGAAACTGATTTGCCTCCTACCCATCCCATTCGCCTGGGTTTGGCCTTAAACTACTCAGTTTTCTACTATGAAATTTTGAATTCTCCTGAAAGGTATCTGCGCTATTAGGACTTTTAGATTTCTAGAATAATTTCTATGGGACTGAATGTTgcatcattttattttatcttttctcCCAGGGCCTGTCACCTTGCCAAGCAAGCTTTCGATGAAGCCATCTCCGAGTTGGATAGTTTGAGTGAGGAATCTTACAAAGATAGCACATTGATCATGCAGCTTCTGAGGGACAATCTGACTTTGTGGACATCTGATATCCCAGAGGATGGAGGTAACTGATCCCTCTCAGTAGATGATTAGctcagatttgtttcttattgatATTACTTCAAAGGATATATTTTTTACCATCAGCTTGCAATATAATTTGTTAATCTGCTTTCTCTTGTAATGTGATTATCACTGTCTCACCATCTCTTACAAATGACTGGCCCCTTCTCATTTACGCATCTTAAGTTTGTTATTTCGAATAAATAGAATGTGTATGTAGGCCCtccctttttctttttaaggGTATATAAGatgatttttatgaattttataatttgtacaAGTTAACTTTCTGCTTGTACTTGCTATCGctcgttaataatttttttatgcaaCTGCGACAGAAGAGTCCCAGAAGCATGACAAAGCTAATGGTGTCGGTCCTGGCATAGATGCAGAAGTGGTGGGTTGTCTCCTTATAGTTATAGCTGAAATTCTTCCGTTTTTTGTTTGTACGAGTAcgactaactttttttttttatccttttttttattttgcagtGAAACTAACCAACTGTGGTCAGTGATTATGGTGCGACATGAGCAAATTAGTTGACTTTAGGAACCCTTAATTTCCAAGAAAAACCAGCGTCgagttgttgttgttgttgttgttgtgatAATGTTGTATGTTTGGACTGCCAACTTTACTTTCTTCTTGAAAGCTTCTTATCTCTGTTTGTTCACCAAATCTGAAAACATTGCAAAGGTTGTTTAGAAGgaatttctttttgtttcatttCCTTTGTTGGTTATGGTTTTAATGACTTGAGATCTGTAATGTTGGTGAAAGTGTTAACAAACTCTGATCTAGTCCTTCTCTTCTCCTGTGACTGGTATGGTATGCAACTTTTATGGGCCTTTGGCCTGGACCTGATTATGGGTTCggatattttg is part of the Mercurialis annua linkage group LG3, ddMerAnnu1.2, whole genome shotgun sequence genome and encodes:
- the LOC126673803 gene encoding 14-3-3-like protein C isoform X2, with product MASVNERENFVYIAKLSEQAERYDEMVDAMKKVAKLDVELTVEERNLLSVGYKNVIGAGRASWRILSSIEQKEEAKGNESNVKRIKGYREKVESEISNICSDIMTVIDEHLIPSCNASESTVFYYKMKGDYYRYLAEFKSGNERKEVADKSMKAYETASTTAETDLPPTHPIRLGLALNYSVFYYEILNSPERACHLAKQAFDEAISELDSLSEESYKDSTLIMQLLRDNLTLWTSDIPEDGESQKHDKANGVGPGIDAEV
- the LOC126673803 gene encoding 14-3-3-like protein D isoform X1 — protein: MASVNERENFVYIAKLSEQAERYDEMVDAMKKVAKLDVELTVEERNLLSVGYKNVIGAGRASWRILSSIEQKEEAKGNESNVKRIKGYREKVESEISNICSDIMTVIDEHLIPSCNASESTVFYYKMKGDYYRYLAEFKSGNERKEVADKSMKAYETASTTAETDLPPTHPIRLGLALNYSVFYYEILNSPERACHLAKQAFDEAISELDSLSEESYKDSTLIMQLLRDNLTLWTSDIPEDGEESQKHDKANGVGPGIDAEV